A genomic window from Flavobacterium azooxidireducens includes:
- a CDS encoding Gfo/Idh/MocA family protein — translation MLKVGVLGAGHLGKIHLRLLNQSSKYELIGFYDENQENGAKIAAEFGYKQFDTIAKLIHAVDVIDIVTPTLSHYKCAKVSIKSGKHVFIEKPISTTVEEAEEIIALAKEYNVKGQVGHVERFNPAFIAVKNQIENPMFIETHRLAEFNPRGTDVPVVLDLMIHDIDAILSVVKSKVKAVHASGVSVLSQSPDIANARIEFENGCVANITSSRISMKNMRKSRFFQKDAYISVDYLDKVCEVVKMKDAPEVPGDFDMILQNAEGVKKQIYFDNPEVSLNNAILDELETFADAINNNSTPVVTLEDGTEALRVAYMIIDSMQEK, via the coding sequence ATGCTTAAAGTTGGCGTTTTGGGTGCCGGTCACCTTGGAAAAATACACTTGCGATTACTCAATCAATCTTCAAAATACGAATTAATAGGCTTTTATGATGAAAATCAGGAAAATGGAGCCAAAATTGCGGCCGAATTTGGTTATAAACAATTTGACACGATTGCAAAATTGATTCATGCTGTTGATGTGATTGATATTGTAACTCCTACTCTTTCGCATTATAAATGTGCTAAAGTTTCGATTAAATCGGGCAAACATGTTTTTATTGAAAAACCGATTTCAACTACTGTTGAAGAAGCCGAAGAAATTATCGCTTTAGCAAAAGAATATAATGTTAAAGGTCAGGTTGGCCATGTAGAAAGATTTAATCCGGCTTTCATAGCTGTGAAGAATCAGATTGAAAATCCGATGTTTATTGAAACGCATCGTTTGGCGGAATTTAATCCACGAGGAACAGATGTTCCGGTTGTTTTAGATTTAATGATTCATGATATTGATGCGATTTTGAGTGTTGTAAAGTCAAAAGTAAAGGCCGTTCACGCGAGTGGTGTTTCAGTTTTGAGTCAGTCTCCGGACATTGCGAATGCCAGAATTGAATTTGAAAATGGTTGTGTTGCGAATATCACTTCGAGTAGAATTTCGATGAAAAATATGCGAAAATCACGGTTTTTTCAAAAAGATGCTTACATCTCTGTCGATTATTTGGACAAAGTGTGTGAAGTAGTTAAAATGAAAGACGCACCTGAAGTTCCCGGTGATTTTGATATGATTTTACAAAATGCAGAAGGAGTTAAAAAACAAATTTATTTTGATAATCCCGAAGTTTCTTTGAACAATGCTATTTTGGATGAATTGGAGACTTTTGCAGATGCGATTAATAACAATTCTACTCCGGTTGTAACGTTGGAAGATGGAACGGAAGCGTTGAGAGTGGCGTATATGATTATTGATTCGATGCAGGAAAAATAA
- a CDS encoding PDDEXK nuclease domain-containing protein, with protein sequence MSLSQNLIVEIKSLIAQAKEGAIRSVDHHRTVMYWHIGERIFNEEQQGKDRADYGNYLIKYLSEQLQPEFGSAFSYRQLELMRQFYRTFPIANSLRSQLSWTHYRLLLRIDNEDKREYYIAETAKNNWSVRQMERQINSQLYERLLLSNDKESVLAVARNEVIPTNPNEIIKDPLILEFLGLKRESAYYEKDFEQAIITNLQDFLLELGNGFSFVARQKRIHLDGDEFFIDLVFYNRLLQCFVLFEIKTHKLTHEDLGQLQMYVNYYDRVEKVAHEKPTIGILLCADKNNAVVKYSLPENNNSILASQYQLYLPTEEQLLKEIRKEIEIIEHKN encoded by the coding sequence ATGTCTTTATCCCAAAATTTAATAGTCGAAATAAAATCTTTAATAGCTCAGGCTAAAGAAGGTGCGATTCGTTCGGTAGATCATCATCGAACGGTGATGTATTGGCATATAGGCGAACGTATTTTTAACGAAGAGCAGCAAGGAAAAGACAGAGCAGATTATGGAAATTATTTGATAAAATATCTATCTGAACAATTACAACCTGAATTTGGTAGTGCATTTTCTTATCGACAATTAGAATTAATGCGTCAATTCTACAGAACATTTCCAATTGCGAACTCACTGCGTTCGCAATTGAGCTGGACTCATTACAGATTGCTATTACGCATTGATAATGAAGATAAAAGAGAATATTACATAGCGGAAACAGCAAAAAACAATTGGTCTGTTCGGCAAATGGAACGACAGATAAACAGTCAATTATATGAAAGATTATTATTGAGTAATGACAAAGAAAGTGTTTTAGCAGTTGCTCGAAATGAAGTCATCCCAACCAATCCAAATGAAATCATCAAAGATCCTTTAATTTTAGAATTTTTAGGATTAAAACGTGAAAGTGCTTATTATGAAAAAGATTTTGAACAAGCTATAATCACAAATCTTCAAGATTTTTTATTAGAGTTAGGAAATGGATTTTCATTTGTAGCTCGTCAAAAAAGAATACATTTAGATGGTGATGAATTTTTTATTGATTTAGTTTTTTATAATCGTTTGTTGCAATGTTTTGTTTTATTTGAAATTAAAACACATAAATTAACTCACGAAGATTTAGGTCAACTTCAAATGTACGTAAACTATTATGATCGAGTGGAAAAAGTAGCTCACGAAAAACCAACCATCGGAATTTTACTTTGTGCTGATAAAAACAATGCTGTTGTAAAATATTCTTTACCGGAAAACAACAATTCCATTTTAGCCAGTCAATATCAATTATATCTTCCGACGGAAGAACAATTACTGAAAGAAATTAGAAAAGAAATTGAAATAATCGAACATAAAAATTAA
- a CDS encoding 3-hydroxyacyl-CoA dehydrogenase family protein produces MKTIAVIGAGTMGNGIAHTFAQSGFTVKLIDVSEKSLEKGMATIASNLDRMVTKGTISEDDKHKTISNIITYTDIKDGVVGTDLVVEAATENVGLKMNIFKQLSEICDHNVILATNTSSISITQIAAQVVHPERVIGMHFMNPVPIMKLVEIIRGYNTSDEVTKIIMDLSVKLGKTPTEVNDYPGFVANRILMPMINESIETLYNGVAGVQEIDTVMKLGMAHPMGPLQLADFIGLDVCLSILNVMYDGFKNPKYAPCPLLVNMVMAGKLGVKSGEGFYDYSESKKAEKVSKQFI; encoded by the coding sequence ATGAAAACAATAGCAGTAATCGGAGCTGGAACCATGGGTAACGGAATTGCCCACACGTTTGCTCAAAGCGGATTTACCGTAAAATTAATTGATGTTTCCGAAAAATCGTTGGAAAAAGGAATGGCAACTATTGCTTCCAACTTAGATAGAATGGTGACAAAAGGAACCATTTCGGAAGATGATAAACACAAAACTATTTCTAATATTATTACTTATACCGACATCAAAGATGGTGTGGTTGGAACTGATTTGGTTGTGGAAGCTGCCACTGAAAATGTTGGTTTAAAGATGAATATTTTTAAACAACTGAGTGAAATTTGTGATCATAATGTGATTTTGGCTACGAATACTTCGTCTATTTCAATTACACAAATTGCGGCTCAAGTAGTTCATCCGGAAAGAGTAATTGGAATGCATTTTATGAATCCGGTGCCGATTATGAAATTGGTTGAAATCATTCGTGGTTACAATACTTCGGATGAAGTGACTAAAATCATTATGGATTTATCAGTAAAATTAGGTAAAACGCCAACTGAAGTGAACGACTATCCCGGTTTTGTTGCTAACCGAATTTTAATGCCGATGATCAACGAATCGATCGAAACCTTGTATAACGGCGTTGCCGGAGTTCAAGAAATTGATACCGTTATGAAACTCGGAATGGCTCACCCGATGGGACCATTACAACTAGCCGATTTTATTGGTTTGGATGTTTGTCTCTCTATTTTAAATGTGATGTATGATGGTTTCAAAAATCCAAAATATGCTCCATGTCCACTTTTAGTGAATATGGTGATGGCCGGAAAATTAGGTGTAAAATCGGGAGAAGGATTTTATGATTATTCAGAAAGTAAGAAGGCTGAGAAAGTTTCGAAGCAATTTATTTAA
- a CDS encoding DUF1015 domain-containing protein, translating into MSKIIPFKAVRPTADKVALVTCRNYDDYSSAELAAWLSFNPYSFLHVIHPAYVHSQKITLDKRFKGVAHKYQDFKDDKIFVEEEKPVFFVYEIQTKTNSFTGIVAGTSIEDYKKNVIKKHEDTLQYRVELFKDYLHQTGFNTEPVLITYPDNDSLNNWISDKKKEQPIYHFSTSNKEKHTLWKIDLAEEISWLQQQFEKIPELYIADGHHRSASAELLFDEKKNEQNENLNYFMSFLIAESNVKIYEFNRIIRDLNGYEVNDFLTQLDEHFIIKNKEQELWKPQSKFEFGMYLDGNFYALFYKINNNSKNQNSILSNLDAQILYDKVLQPLLGIDDLRNDERIEYIPGKQSILTIKELIDEGEFEVGFMLYPSDISEIKALADNNLIMPPKSTYIEPKFRSGLIVYEL; encoded by the coding sequence ATGAGTAAAATAATCCCTTTCAAAGCTGTTCGCCCCACCGCAGATAAAGTCGCTTTGGTTACGTGTAGAAATTACGACGATTATAGTTCAGCTGAGCTCGCTGCTTGGTTGAGTTTTAATCCGTATTCGTTTTTACACGTGATTCACCCTGCCTATGTGCATTCGCAGAAAATTACGTTAGATAAGCGTTTTAAAGGTGTGGCTCATAAATACCAAGATTTTAAAGACGATAAAATTTTTGTAGAAGAAGAAAAACCTGTTTTCTTTGTCTATGAAATTCAAACCAAAACCAATTCGTTTACCGGAATTGTAGCCGGGACTTCGATTGAAGATTATAAAAAAAATGTCATCAAAAAACACGAAGATACACTGCAATATCGGGTTGAATTATTCAAAGATTACTTGCATCAAACAGGTTTTAATACAGAACCGGTTTTGATTACTTATCCTGATAATGATTCGTTAAATAATTGGATATCCGATAAGAAAAAAGAACAACCAATTTATCATTTTTCTACTTCCAATAAAGAAAAACATACGTTGTGGAAAATTGACTTAGCGGAAGAAATTTCATGGTTGCAACAACAATTTGAAAAAATTCCGGAATTATATATTGCCGATGGTCATCACCGATCGGCTTCAGCAGAATTACTTTTTGATGAAAAAAAGAACGAACAAAATGAAAATCTAAATTATTTTATGAGTTTTCTAATTGCTGAAAGTAATGTCAAAATTTATGAATTCAATCGAATTATTCGTGATTTAAACGGTTATGAAGTCAATGATTTTTTAACCCAATTAGATGAACATTTTATCATCAAAAACAAAGAACAAGAGTTGTGGAAACCCCAAAGTAAGTTTGAATTCGGAATGTATTTGGATGGAAATTTCTATGCTTTATTTTACAAAATCAATAACAATAGCAAAAATCAAAATTCAATTTTATCAAATTTAGATGCTCAAATTTTGTATGATAAAGTTTTGCAACCTTTACTCGGAATTGATGATTTAAGAAATGACGAACGAATCGAATACATTCCCGGAAAGCAATCCATTTTAACCATCAAAGAATTGATTGACGAAGGTGAATTTGAAGTTGGTTTTATGCTTTATCCTTCTGATATTTCTGAAATTAAAGCCTTGGCAGATAATAATTTGATTATGCCACCAAAAAGCACGTATATTGAACCTAAGTTTAGAAGTGGGTTGATTGTGTATGAGTTATAA
- a CDS encoding YggS family pyridoxal phosphate-dependent enzyme — protein MNITENISKIKSSLPPHVTLVAVSKTKPVADLMEAYNAGQRIFGENKIQEMTEKWEQMPKDIQWHMIGHVQSNKVKYMIPYVSLIHGVDSLKLLKEINRLAVKWRKKVDCLLQIHIAEEETKFGLDEKELNGLLSSEEFKTFENIRIVGLMGMATFTENQEQIKREFLHLKSIFDQQKQLTTDNCQLTTLSMGMSGDYQLAIECGSTMVRIGSSIFGVR, from the coding sequence ATGAATATAACTGAAAATATTTCTAAAATAAAATCCTCCCTTCCACCTCACGTAACCCTAGTTGCCGTTTCCAAAACAAAACCAGTTGCGGATTTAATGGAAGCTTACAACGCCGGTCAACGCATTTTTGGTGAAAATAAAATTCAGGAAATGACTGAAAAATGGGAACAAATGCCAAAAGACATTCAATGGCACATGATTGGTCACGTTCAGTCGAATAAGGTGAAATACATGATTCCGTATGTGAGTTTGATTCACGGTGTGGATAGTTTAAAATTGCTTAAAGAAATAAATCGTTTGGCTGTAAAATGGCGTAAGAAAGTGGATTGTTTATTGCAAATTCACATTGCCGAAGAAGAAACTAAATTTGGTTTGGATGAAAAAGAATTGAATGGACTACTTTCCTCCGAAGAATTTAAAACCTTTGAAAATATTCGTATTGTCGGTTTAATGGGAATGGCTACTTTTACCGAAAATCAAGAGCAAATTAAACGTGAATTTTTACATTTAAAATCTATTTTTGATCAACAGAAACAACTGACAACTGACAACTGCCAACTGACAACTTTATCCATGGGAATGAGCGGAGATTATCAACTCGCTATCGAATGCGGAAGTACGATGGTTCGAATTGGAAGTAGTATATTTGGCGTTCGCTAA
- a CDS encoding exonuclease domain-containing protein, giving the protein MYAILDIETTGGQYNEEGITEIAIYKFDGHEVVDQFISLVNPEIPIQPFVVKLTGINNAMLRSAPKFYEVAKRIIEMTEGCIIVAHNASFDYRILQTEFRRLGFKFQKQTLCTVELSKKLLPGHASYSLGKLVRALGIPMADRHRASGDAMATVKLFKMLLAQDVEKEIVKSLVKTEIKSGMSPKLLDIVESLPSKTGIYYIHNEKGDLIYIGKSKNIKKRVNQHFTGTSSKCKKIQFEVYTVTYEETGSDLIALLKESEEIKINKPIYNRAQRKTIFQWALYAIKDENGYMKLSLQKTDLRKKEITSFASIQEGKSALFKITEKYNLCQKINGLYETQNACFQYKIKECDGACIGEISPEEYNSRVEEFIEACQFDNENMVVIDRGRSLEERSAILIENGIYKGYCFYELNYQITNIEVLRNIIIPMQNNRDTKNIIQGYLRKNKVMKIVKF; this is encoded by the coding sequence TTGTACGCAATTTTAGACATAGAAACCACCGGAGGTCAATACAACGAAGAAGGAATAACCGAAATCGCCATCTATAAATTTGATGGTCACGAAGTCGTGGATCAATTTATTAGTTTGGTAAATCCTGAAATTCCAATTCAGCCGTTTGTGGTAAAATTAACCGGAATTAACAATGCCATGCTTCGTTCGGCTCCTAAATTTTATGAGGTGGCCAAACGTATCATTGAAATGACCGAAGGTTGCATTATAGTTGCACATAACGCTTCGTTTGACTACCGAATTTTACAAACCGAATTCAGACGATTGGGTTTTAAATTTCAAAAACAAACACTTTGCACGGTTGAATTATCGAAAAAATTATTGCCCGGACATGCTTCCTATAGTTTAGGAAAATTGGTTCGAGCACTCGGAATTCCGATGGCAGACCGTCATCGAGCAAGTGGCGACGCAATGGCTACCGTGAAGTTGTTCAAAATGCTTTTGGCTCAAGATGTTGAAAAGGAAATCGTAAAAAGTTTGGTAAAAACGGAAATCAAATCCGGAATGTCACCAAAATTGTTGGATATTGTTGAAAGCCTTCCTTCCAAAACAGGAATTTATTACATTCATAACGAAAAAGGTGATTTGATTTACATTGGAAAAAGCAAAAATATCAAAAAACGTGTTAACCAGCACTTTACAGGAACCAGTAGCAAATGCAAAAAAATTCAATTTGAAGTTTATACCGTTACGTATGAAGAAACCGGAAGTGATTTAATTGCACTTTTAAAAGAAAGCGAAGAAATCAAAATCAATAAACCAATTTATAATCGAGCACAACGAAAAACCATTTTTCAATGGGCTTTGTATGCTATTAAAGACGAAAATGGTTATATGAAACTTTCACTTCAAAAAACCGATTTGAGAAAAAAGGAAATAACTTCATTTGCTTCCATCCAAGAAGGTAAAAGTGCTTTGTTTAAAATCACTGAAAAATACAATTTATGTCAAAAAATCAATGGCTTATATGAAACACAAAATGCATGCTTTCAATATAAAATAAAAGAATGCGATGGAGCTTGTATTGGCGAAATTTCGCCGGAAGAATATAATTCTCGTGTGGAAGAATTTATTGAAGCTTGTCAATTTGACAATGAAAACATGGTGGTTATTGATCGTGGTAGAAGCCTCGAAGAACGATCGGCAATTCTGATTGAAAACGGAATATATAAAGGTTATTGTTTTTATGAATTGAATTATCAAATTACAAATATTGAAGTACTTCGAAACATCATTATTCCGATGCAAAACAACCGAGATACCAAAAATATTATACAAGGCTACCTAAGAAAAAATAAAGTGATGAAGATTGTTAAATTTTAA
- a CDS encoding ion transporter: MREAKSRYEIFRQKTHIIIYGTNTVAGRLFDLILLGLILLSVLLVMLETVEGFDIKYHNQLVLLEWIITAFFSIEYILRIICIDKPKRYILSFYGIIDLIAILPMYLSYFFASSHLFVIIRALRLLRLFKILNHPHFSGQSQQLRKSLIASRGKIVAFMYFVLISCILIGSLMYVVEGKESGFTSIPISIYWCIVTLTTVGFGDITPITPLGQFIASLVMIMGYGIIAVPTGIVTAEIAKSEYNRGRESKRHHCMSCGKEDHSENAKFCHHCGNELDENS, encoded by the coding sequence ATGAGAGAAGCTAAATCGAGATATGAAATTTTCAGGCAGAAAACACACATCATTATTTATGGTACAAACACAGTAGCCGGAAGACTTTTTGACCTTATTCTTCTCGGTTTAATTCTGTTGAGTGTTTTGCTTGTAATGTTAGAAACAGTTGAAGGTTTTGACATCAAATACCACAACCAACTCGTTTTATTGGAATGGATTATCACTGCTTTTTTTAGTATAGAATACATTCTTCGGATTATCTGTATTGATAAACCTAAACGATATATTTTAAGTTTTTACGGAATCATCGATTTGATTGCCATTCTTCCTATGTATTTGTCTTATTTCTTTGCCAGCAGTCATTTGTTTGTCATTATCCGAGCTTTACGTTTATTACGTCTGTTTAAGATTTTAAATCACCCACATTTTTCAGGACAATCACAACAATTACGAAAATCGCTTATTGCTAGTCGCGGTAAAATAGTAGCATTTATGTATTTTGTTTTAATTAGTTGTATTTTGATAGGCTCTTTAATGTATGTGGTGGAAGGTAAAGAATCAGGATTTACAAGTATTCCAATTAGTATTTATTGGTGTATTGTAACCTTAACTACGGTAGGATTTGGTGATATTACACCAATAACTCCGTTAGGTCAATTTATTGCGTCACTAGTAATGATAATGGGTTACGGCATTATTGCGGTTCCAACCGGAATTGTAACTGCTGAAATTGCAAAATCAGAATACAATCGTGGACGAGAATCTAAACGGCATCATTGCATGAGTTGCGGAAAAGAAGATCATAGTGAAAATGCTAAATTTTGCCATCACTGTGGCAATGAATTAGACGAAAATTCATAA
- the miaA gene encoding tRNA (adenosine(37)-N6)-dimethylallyltransferase MiaA, giving the protein MTNSNFLITIIGPTAIGKTALSIALAQHFGCEIISCDSRQFYKEMKIGTAVPTEQELKAAPHHFIQNKSIFENYSVGDFEREAIVKLDELFKKNNIQIMVGGSGLYVDAILKGFDDFPDIDPTIREEIKKEFDLNGLNYLHNKLKELDPIYFEKISAENPQTLQNPQRMMRFVEVCLGTEKPYSSFLNQKKNKRNFIPIVIGLEAEREIMYNRINRRVDLMLEDGLLNEAKNLFPNKQLNALQTVGYRELFDYFEGKTSLEFAIEEIKKNTRRFAKRQLTWFMRTENVMWFDFKTDVNEIITQINQKTKQPN; this is encoded by the coding sequence TTGACAAATTCAAATTTTCTTATCACGATTATTGGGCCAACGGCCATTGGAAAAACAGCTTTAAGTATTGCTTTGGCTCAACATTTTGGTTGCGAAATTATTTCGTGCGACAGTCGTCAGTTTTATAAAGAAATGAAAATTGGTACAGCTGTTCCAACTGAACAAGAATTGAAAGCAGCTCCACATCATTTTATTCAAAACAAATCCATTTTTGAAAATTATTCGGTTGGTGATTTTGAACGAGAAGCCATTGTGAAATTAGATGAATTGTTTAAAAAAAATAACATTCAAATTATGGTTGGTGGATCTGGTTTGTATGTTGATGCGATTTTGAAAGGTTTTGATGATTTTCCGGATATTGATCCAACAATCAGAGAAGAAATTAAAAAGGAATTTGATTTAAACGGATTGAATTATTTACACAATAAATTAAAAGAATTAGATCCAATTTATTTTGAAAAAATAAGTGCCGAAAATCCGCAAACATTACAAAATCCGCAACGAATGATGCGATTTGTAGAAGTTTGTCTCGGAACCGAAAAACCTTATTCTTCGTTTTTAAATCAGAAAAAAAATAAGCGAAATTTTATTCCGATTGTTATTGGTTTGGAAGCTGAAAGAGAAATTATGTATAATCGAATTAATCGCAGAGTTGATTTAATGTTAGAAGATGGTTTGCTGAATGAAGCTAAAAATTTATTTCCAAATAAACAGTTGAATGCCTTGCAAACTGTTGGTTATCGTGAATTATTTGATTATTTTGAAGGAAAAACAAGTTTAGAATTTGCTATTGAAGAAATAAAAAAAAATACCAGACGTTTTGCCAAACGACAGTTAACGTGGTTTATGCGAACTGAAAATGTAATGTGGTTTGATTTTAAAACTGATGTGAATGAAATTATTACTCAAATTAATCAGAAAACAAAGCAACCAAATTAA
- a CDS encoding acyl-[acyl-carrier-protein] thioesterase, with the protein MPISPNFTSEFSKEWEINFVQCYPNGQLKHTELCNLLQLTAGFHAELGGLSFSDMQEFHQAWVLSRMRVEVTDLPKWRDIVTVKTWIVEMQDSRSVRALELYVGDKKIVGALTFWVVLNTELRKPQALALPFEHFTFFPEKLPTTQTFEKINLNVDFQFLKSKLILLSDLDIVNHANNVKYLEWCLDCLNPKLILKNKIQGFDMNFLRELHLNDEVEIAASKEENPELVSVTKNGKTSFALKLEYST; encoded by the coding sequence ATGCCAATTTCGCCCAATTTTACCTCCGAATTTTCTAAAGAATGGGAAATTAATTTCGTTCAATGTTATCCAAATGGTCAGTTGAAACACACGGAATTGTGCAATCTTTTGCAGTTAACCGCCGGTTTTCACGCTGAGTTAGGTGGATTGAGTTTTAGCGATATGCAAGAGTTTCATCAAGCGTGGGTTTTGAGTCGGATGCGAGTGGAAGTAACCGATTTGCCAAAATGGCGAGATATTGTCACTGTGAAAACTTGGATTGTAGAAATGCAAGATTCTCGTTCGGTGAGAGCGTTGGAATTGTATGTTGGCGACAAAAAAATAGTTGGTGCTCTCACGTTTTGGGTTGTGTTGAATACGGAATTGCGAAAACCACAAGCCTTGGCTTTACCGTTTGAACATTTTACATTTTTTCCGGAAAAATTACCAACTACTCAAACTTTTGAAAAAATAAATTTGAATGTCGATTTTCAATTTTTGAAAAGTAAATTGATTTTGCTTTCTGATTTGGATATAGTAAATCACGCAAACAATGTGAAATATTTAGAATGGTGTTTGGATTGTCTTAATCCGAAACTAATTTTGAAAAATAAAATTCAGGGGTTTGATATGAATTTTTTGAGAGAATTACACTTGAATGATGAAGTTGAAATTGCCGCTTCGAAGGAAGAAAATCCTGAGTTAGTAAGTGTGACCAAAAATGGAAAAACCAGTTTTGCTTTGAAATTGGAATATAGCACATAG
- a CDS encoding response regulator transcription factor, with protein sequence MEAENKKILLVEDDPNFGAILKDYLMLNDFEVVLAKNGMEGFEKFKKDTYDLCILDVMMPYKDGYTLAKEIREKNKDVPLIFLTAKSMKEDVLKGYKVGADDYLNKPFDSEVLLMKIKAIMQRKQSESKTDNLKFEFQIGGFHLNSKLRFLTFKNEEPIKLSPKENELLKMLALHENDLMPRELALTKIWRDDNYFTSRSMDVYIAKLRKYLKPDEDVEILNIHGEGFRLVIKNKVTQ encoded by the coding sequence ATGGAAGCAGAAAACAAAAAGATTCTTTTAGTAGAAGATGATCCAAATTTTGGAGCCATACTAAAAGATTACCTGATGCTAAACGATTTTGAAGTCGTTTTAGCCAAAAACGGAATGGAAGGATTCGAGAAATTCAAAAAAGACACATACGATTTGTGTATTTTGGATGTCATGATGCCTTACAAAGATGGTTACACCCTGGCCAAAGAAATCCGTGAAAAAAACAAAGACGTGCCTTTAATTTTCTTGACTGCCAAGTCAATGAAAGAAGATGTGCTCAAAGGCTACAAAGTTGGTGCCGATGATTACCTTAACAAACCCTTCGATTCAGAAGTTTTGTTAATGAAAATCAAAGCCATCATGCAACGTAAACAGTCTGAAAGCAAAACAGATAACCTGAAATTTGAATTCCAAATCGGAGGATTCCATTTGAATTCAAAATTGCGTTTCTTGACATTCAAAAACGAGGAACCAATCAAATTATCTCCAAAAGAAAATGAATTGCTAAAAATGTTAGCCCTTCATGAAAACGACTTAATGCCACGTGAATTGGCGTTAACCAAAATTTGGAGAGATGATAACTATTTCACTTCCAGAAGTATGGACGTGTATATCGCCAAATTAAGAAAATATCTTAAACCCGACGAAGACGTAGAAATCCTCAACATTCATGGTGAAGGTTTCCGTTTAGTAATCAAAAATAAGGTTACGCAATAA